Proteins encoded in a region of the bacterium genome:
- a CDS encoding SpoIIE family protein phosphatase, with translation MHGEDLLAQVDSNRVLNALADGVYVTDRDRRIIFWSKGAERITGWTPEEVVGRACHENILVHKDKDDHCLCGQEFCPLYRAMESGCFSDVPIILFARTKAGYRIPLQVTVAPIHDDAGEVIGGVEVFREAGTFLRDLQQARLIQDNAMRSQLPVDERVRFLIHHVPMEYVGGDFYRIEQIDEDRYGMILADVMGHGVAASLYTMHLRALWEQHRDLMPDPRTFFQRLNFGLKELVGEDHYFATAFYGVLNVATGELKYVGAGHPAPFLWRAAEDGHIEPLRTDGLPIGLLREFQYENHEMQLEHGDSLLLYSDGAAEVSNRDGVPLGEDGLMEIARWMNLKPRSDALEKLEAELLHYSNFVRLPDDLTLMLVHWNGSAAE, from the coding sequence ATGCATGGGGAGGATTTGCTGGCTCAGGTGGATAGCAACCGTGTGCTGAACGCGCTCGCGGACGGAGTCTATGTGACTGACCGCGACCGGCGCATCATCTTCTGGAGCAAGGGCGCCGAGCGTATTACTGGCTGGACCCCCGAGGAAGTCGTGGGCCGCGCGTGCCACGAGAACATCCTGGTTCACAAGGACAAGGACGATCACTGCCTTTGCGGACAGGAGTTCTGTCCGTTGTATCGCGCCATGGAATCCGGCTGCTTCAGCGACGTTCCCATCATCCTTTTTGCGCGGACGAAAGCCGGCTACCGCATTCCTCTGCAAGTCACTGTCGCACCCATCCATGACGACGCCGGAGAGGTCATCGGCGGCGTTGAGGTCTTCCGCGAGGCGGGGACTTTCCTGCGCGATCTGCAACAGGCTCGCCTGATTCAAGACAACGCCATGCGGTCGCAACTGCCGGTGGACGAGCGCGTCCGCTTTCTGATTCACCATGTTCCAATGGAATACGTCGGCGGCGATTTTTATCGGATCGAGCAGATCGACGAAGATCGCTACGGGATGATCCTTGCCGATGTGATGGGCCACGGCGTGGCGGCTTCGCTTTACACGATGCACCTGCGTGCTTTGTGGGAACAGCATCGCGACTTGATGCCCGACCCGCGGACGTTCTTCCAGCGGCTGAACTTTGGACTCAAGGAGCTGGTGGGTGAGGATCACTATTTCGCGACGGCCTTCTATGGCGTCCTGAACGTGGCGACCGGCGAACTGAAGTATGTCGGCGCAGGCCACCCGGCTCCCTTCCTATGGCGCGCGGCGGAAGATGGACACATCGAGCCATTACGTACTGACGGTTTGCCGATCGGTCTGTTGCGCGAGTTCCAGTATGAGAACCACGAGATGCAGTTGGAGCACGGGGATTCGTTGCTGCTGTACAGCGATGGCGCTGCCGAAGTTTCCAATCGCGACGGCGTTCCGTTGGGCGAGGATGGCTTGATGGAGATCGCGCGTTGGATGAATCTCAAGCCGCGTAGCGACGCGCTGGAGAAGCTGGAAGCCGAGTTGCTGCACTACTCGAATTTCGTTCGCTTGCCGGACGATCTGACGCTGATGCTTGTCCACTGGAACGGAAGCGCCGCCGAGTAG
- a CDS encoding metallophosphoesterase, translated as MSVLANILGICIVGLLIAVAACGTFVWFYNRMLSRMHESVTKKVVALATLPLGCLAGLVGGCRMVLSTPAGAERWVWLVGLAAGIGLVLRYTRVSLFKRQYARGSRFERPRLPVPSAIDWTGLRPHWKPFLWMLQPVNCVGDLRIHRRVVEVRDLPPEFDGYRIVHLTDMHIHKTLTPQWYDGVIDEAHAWKPDLLLYGGDFISKHPQIPRIPGIMSRLGAPDGVYYVRGNHDFWKAPQRIARLAEQCGMKLLSNQAVVLRRGAAALTLIGVESPYIPMTGTDRDALAQLPRPRIGLVHAPEGYADAAALGCVVALAGHTHGGQVRLPLFGTTVSSTAAGPIAAEGPGRWGDMLTLTSHGQGSFFPLRFLCPPEIIVVDLVPAEG; from the coding sequence ATGAGTGTCCTGGCGAACATCCTTGGAATCTGCATCGTCGGCTTGCTGATCGCCGTCGCGGCGTGTGGGACATTCGTTTGGTTCTACAACCGCATGCTGTCGAGAATGCACGAGTCCGTCACGAAGAAAGTCGTCGCATTGGCAACCCTGCCGCTCGGCTGTCTCGCGGGGCTGGTGGGCGGCTGTCGCATGGTGTTGAGCACACCGGCCGGTGCCGAACGCTGGGTCTGGCTGGTCGGCCTGGCGGCCGGGATTGGCCTCGTGCTGCGGTACACTCGCGTCAGTCTGTTCAAGCGCCAATACGCGCGTGGCTCGCGATTCGAGCGTCCCCGTCTTCCGGTGCCGTCGGCAATCGACTGGACCGGCCTGCGTCCGCACTGGAAACCGTTTCTCTGGATGCTTCAACCCGTGAACTGCGTCGGCGATTTGCGGATTCATCGCCGCGTCGTCGAGGTCCGCGATCTTCCGCCGGAGTTCGATGGCTATCGCATTGTCCACCTGACCGACATGCACATCCACAAGACGCTTACGCCGCAATGGTACGACGGCGTGATCGATGAAGCCCATGCTTGGAAGCCGGATCTGCTGCTGTACGGCGGGGACTTCATCTCGAAGCATCCCCAGATTCCACGTATCCCGGGGATCATGAGCCGCCTGGGCGCCCCCGATGGGGTTTACTACGTTCGCGGCAATCACGACTTCTGGAAAGCTCCACAACGCATCGCCCGTCTTGCAGAACAATGCGGCATGAAGCTTCTGAGCAACCAGGCCGTCGTTCTCCGGCGTGGCGCGGCGGCACTGACCCTGATCGGCGTCGAGTCCCCTTACATCCCGATGACCGGGACCGATCGCGATGCGCTGGCTCAATTGCCCAGGCCCCGGATCGGTCTGGTGCATGCCCCGGAGGGCTACGCGGATGCCGCGGCGCTTGGCTGCGTGGTGGCTCTTGCCGGCCACACTCACGGCGGCCAGGTACGCTTGCCCCTGTTCGGCACCACGGTCAGCAGCACCGCAGCCGGACCCATCGCCGCCGAAGGCCCCGGCCGCTGGGGCGACATGTTGACCCTGACCAGCCACGGACAGGGGTCCTTCTTCCCCCTGCGATTCCTCTGCCCCCCGGAGATCATCGTGGTGGATCTCGTGCCGGCGGAGGGCTGA
- a CDS encoding DUF2961 domain-containing protein, protein MMRIVFFSLLCVATLLAGCARGPEARPMGPGAGLVPFAGGEAHQISSHAPMGETAGWLPIDWPTELATIEGPGVITRMWFQFTPIEPTSVPRDILLRIYWDGEEEPSVEVPVGDFFGSPFQFNMDADGNLFSSTNNAYSCNWPMPFERSARIELWNQGFRAVALGYEIDYLADVELPSDVATFHSQWRRENPVPQGENFVALQAEGRGLFAGAMLVAQGLWRQRDTFLRAPVALSIDGERSLFSVATPSYFNMGWFNGGTTPVLPNASLIEADWDASRFIASRLHLSDPVPFGRSLGMTFGHGVAYNSQAVDYAVTTFWYQQEPHAPFPPMPAVDERLASEPAALYTISGAIEAEDFMPGALWETQNYDPQVSRFQAMLGKPLETLFPQGVTVQVDALVDGEYQLGASFIKCASGGKFALEIDGQRIGEPYNTYDEMPLTGPLDCVNPASGPVIFGSAFLRRGRHDLTIVPILEDFDSTTSWIKHGDIYDEIVMPRVLVLDCVIFRGPDPGMIAEAELLPIAELTGGVTENQYSPIWSNDYQVFWHDTEDGNVLEFEVDIPQTWVYDLAGQFTRAKDYGIVQVEIDGVPVGRPIDLYTAKPYHTTGPLTIGNVPITYGNHRIGLRIVGKNPAAEDTWAGVDYFLFHPTTRYYYHRGQ, encoded by the coding sequence ATGATGCGAATCGTATTCTTCTCACTGCTTTGCGTCGCAACGTTGCTGGCGGGGTGCGCGCGCGGGCCCGAAGCTCGGCCCATGGGGCCGGGTGCGGGGCTGGTACCATTCGCTGGGGGAGAGGCTCATCAGATCTCCTCGCACGCGCCCATGGGCGAGACGGCAGGATGGCTGCCGATCGACTGGCCGACGGAGTTGGCAACGATCGAAGGCCCCGGCGTGATCACTCGCATGTGGTTTCAGTTCACGCCGATCGAGCCTACCAGTGTACCGCGCGACATTCTGTTGCGCATCTACTGGGACGGCGAGGAAGAGCCCTCCGTCGAGGTTCCGGTGGGCGACTTCTTCGGCTCGCCCTTCCAGTTCAACATGGACGCCGACGGCAATCTGTTCTCGTCGACAAACAATGCCTACTCCTGCAACTGGCCGATGCCATTCGAGCGCTCTGCTCGCATTGAGCTCTGGAACCAGGGCTTCCGCGCGGTTGCACTCGGGTATGAGATCGATTACCTGGCCGACGTGGAATTGCCGTCCGATGTCGCGACCTTCCATTCACAGTGGCGGCGGGAGAATCCCGTGCCGCAGGGCGAGAACTTCGTGGCACTCCAGGCGGAAGGCCGCGGACTCTTCGCGGGCGCGATGCTCGTCGCCCAAGGGCTCTGGCGTCAGCGCGACACGTTTCTTCGTGCGCCGGTCGCACTCTCAATCGATGGCGAGCGCTCGCTCTTCAGCGTCGCCACCCCGTCGTACTTCAACATGGGCTGGTTCAACGGTGGAACCACGCCGGTTCTGCCAAATGCGTCGTTGATCGAAGCCGATTGGGATGCTTCGCGGTTCATCGCGTCTCGTCTGCATCTATCAGACCCAGTTCCATTCGGGCGCTCCCTCGGAATGACGTTCGGTCATGGCGTGGCGTACAACTCGCAGGCGGTGGACTATGCGGTGACGACGTTCTGGTACCAGCAGGAGCCCCACGCGCCGTTTCCGCCAATGCCGGCCGTGGACGAGCGTCTGGCGAGCGAGCCGGCCGCGCTCTACACGATCTCCGGTGCGATTGAAGCCGAAGACTTCATGCCCGGCGCGCTTTGGGAGACGCAGAACTACGACCCGCAGGTCTCTCGATTCCAGGCGATGCTCGGAAAGCCGCTGGAGACGCTCTTTCCGCAGGGCGTGACGGTCCAGGTGGATGCGCTGGTGGATGGCGAGTATCAACTCGGCGCGTCGTTCATCAAGTGCGCGTCCGGCGGGAAGTTTGCCCTAGAAATCGACGGCCAGCGAATCGGCGAGCCCTACAACACCTACGACGAGATGCCTCTGACCGGTCCGCTGGATTGCGTGAATCCGGCGTCCGGCCCGGTGATCTTCGGCTCGGCATTCCTTCGCCGAGGGCGGCATGACCTGACCATTGTTCCGATTCTCGAGGACTTCGACTCGACGACCAGTTGGATCAAGCACGGCGACATTTACGACGAGATCGTGATGCCGCGCGTGCTGGTGTTGGACTGTGTGATCTTCCGCGGGCCGGATCCGGGGATGATTGCGGAGGCCGAGCTGCTTCCGATCGCGGAACTGACCGGCGGCGTGACCGAGAACCAGTACTCGCCGATCTGGAGCAACGACTACCAGGTCTTCTGGCACGACACGGAAGACGGCAATGTGCTGGAGTTCGAGGTCGATATCCCGCAGACGTGGGTCTACGATCTGGCCGGGCAGTTCACCCGCGCGAAGGATTACGGAATCGTGCAGGTGGAGATCGACGGCGTCCCCGTCGGGCGGCCGATCGACCTCTACACCGCGAAACCCTACCACACGACTGGGCCCCTGACGATTGGGAACGTGCCGATCACCTACGGCAACCATCGGATCGGGTTGCGTATCGTGGGCAAGAACCCGGCCGCCGAGGACACGTGGGCGGGAGTGGACTACTTCCTGTTCCATCCGACGACGCGGTATTACTATCACCGGGGGCAGTAA
- the groES gene encoding co-chaperone GroES, translated as MNLRPLHDRVVIERLDEEETKTSGGIIIPDTAKEKPQRGKVVAVGEGTYNDKGERNKLDVKVGDSVLFGKYSGNDVKIDGKEYLIMRENEILAVVG; from the coding sequence ATGAACCTCAGACCATTGCATGACCGTGTTGTGATCGAGCGTCTCGATGAAGAAGAGACGAAGACATCGGGCGGGATCATCATCCCGGACACTGCGAAGGAAAAGCCCCAGCGGGGCAAGGTCGTCGCCGTTGGCGAGGGCACCTATAACGACAAGGGAGAGCGCAACAAGCTCGACGTCAAGGTCGGCGACAGCGTGCTCTTCGGCAAGTATTCCGGCAACGATGTGAAGATCGATGGCAAGGAATACCTGATCATGCGCGAGAACGAGATCCTGGCCGTCGTCGGCTAA
- the groL gene encoding chaperonin GroEL (60 kDa chaperone family; promotes refolding of misfolded polypeptides especially under stressful conditions; forms two stacked rings of heptamers to form a barrel-shaped 14mer; ends can be capped by GroES; misfolded proteins enter the barrel where they are refolded when GroES binds) yields MAKQMTYGQDARSAILRGVDKLADAVKVTLGPKGRNVVLEKKFGSPTITKDGVTVAKEIELPDAMENMGAQMVREVASKTSDVAGDGTTTATILAQAIYREGLKLVSAGNNPMAIKRGIDKAVEMIVGELNKLSVDTRDHSKIAQVATISANGDKEIGEQIADAMDRVGKDGVITVEEAKGIETELELVEGMQFDKGYLSPYFVTDTEKMVADLKDVLILIHDKKVSNMRDLLPLLEKVAQSGKPLLIIAEDVEGEALATLVVNKLRGVLNICAVKAPGFGDRRKAMLEDIAILTGGTVISEETGRKLDSATLEDLGSAKSIQITKEETVIIEGGGDSASIEGRKKLIARQIEESSSDYDREKLQERLAKLAGGVAVIKVGAATEVAMKEKKARVEDALHATRAAVEEGIVAGGGVALLRAGATAAKAIEKLPADELAGGRVVLKATEAPSRFIASNAGLEGSVIVEKIKELKGNNGFDAATGEFVDLLEAGVIDPKKVTRSALQNAASISGLLITTECLVTEVKEESEGGHAHAHPEMGGMGGMGGMY; encoded by the coding sequence ATGGCGAAGCAAATGACTTACGGCCAGGACGCGCGCTCAGCGATTCTGCGCGGCGTTGATAAGCTGGCCGATGCTGTCAAGGTTACCCTCGGCCCGAAGGGCCGCAACGTGGTGCTGGAGAAGAAGTTCGGCTCCCCCACGATTACGAAGGACGGCGTGACCGTCGCGAAGGAAATTGAACTTCCGGACGCGATGGAAAACATGGGCGCCCAGATGGTTCGCGAAGTCGCCAGCAAGACCAGCGACGTGGCCGGCGACGGCACCACGACTGCGACGATCCTGGCCCAGGCCATCTACCGCGAAGGCCTCAAGCTGGTGTCCGCCGGCAACAACCCGATGGCCATCAAGCGCGGCATCGACAAGGCCGTCGAGATGATCGTTGGCGAGTTGAACAAGCTCTCCGTCGACACCCGCGACCACAGCAAGATCGCCCAGGTGGCCACCATTTCGGCCAACGGCGACAAGGAAATTGGCGAGCAGATTGCCGACGCGATGGATCGCGTTGGTAAGGACGGCGTCATCACGGTTGAAGAAGCCAAGGGCATCGAGACCGAGCTGGAGCTGGTCGAAGGCATGCAGTTCGACAAGGGCTACCTGTCCCCGTACTTCGTGACCGACACCGAGAAGATGGTCGCCGATCTGAAGGACGTCCTGATCCTGATCCACGACAAGAAGGTCTCCAACATGCGCGACCTGCTTCCGCTGCTGGAGAAGGTCGCCCAGAGCGGCAAGCCGCTGCTGATCATCGCCGAGGACGTCGAGGGCGAAGCCCTTGCGACCCTCGTCGTGAACAAGCTGCGTGGCGTTCTGAACATCTGCGCCGTCAAGGCACCGGGCTTCGGCGATCGCCGCAAGGCCATGCTGGAAGACATCGCGATCCTGACCGGCGGCACCGTCATCAGCGAAGAGACCGGCCGCAAGCTGGACAGCGCGACCCTCGAAGACCTGGGCTCTGCCAAGAGCATCCAGATCACGAAGGAAGAGACGGTCATCATCGAGGGTGGTGGCGACAGCGCCTCCATCGAAGGCCGCAAGAAGCTGATCGCTCGTCAGATCGAAGAATCCTCGAGCGACTACGACCGCGAGAAGCTGCAGGAGCGTCTCGCGAAGCTGGCCGGCGGCGTGGCCGTCATCAAGGTCGGCGCTGCGACTGAAGTCGCCATGAAGGAAAAGAAGGCCCGCGTCGAGGACGCGCTGCACGCGACCCGCGCAGCCGTCGAAGAAGGCATCGTGGCTGGTGGTGGCGTTGCGCTGCTGCGCGCCGGTGCCACGGCTGCCAAGGCCATCGAGAAGCTGCCGGCGGACGAGCTGGCAGGCGGCCGCGTGGTCCTGAAGGCCACCGAAGCTCCCTCCCGCTTCATCGCGAGCAACGCCGGCCTCGAGGGCAGCGTGATCGTCGAGAAGATCAAGGAGCTGAAGGGCAACAACGGCTTCGACGCCGCGACGGGCGAGTTCGTCGACCTGCTCGAGGCGGGCGTCATCGACCCGAAGAAGGTCACCCGCTCCGCGCTGCAGAACGCCGCTTCGATCTCCGGTCTGCTGATCACGACCGAGTGCCTCGTGACCGAGGTTAAGGAAGAGTCCGAGGGCGGCCACGCCCACGCGCACCCGGAAATGGGTGGCATGGGCGGCATGGGCGGAATGTACTAA
- a CDS encoding protein kinase, with protein MSSAEIKQPEVVSRVTLLMTDLVNRDDLMMILGEERANEIFEHHDRTARALIGIYLGREINKSRGFLFLFERPIDAVRYALRYHESVDAMSEEMDVTLSARVGIHTGEAIVRENPPDMAERTGRLREIEGEGRRATARMLKLAERNQTLLSEEAFEEARAAAVGEDAVSRETRWMYHGLYQFPDHEKPLGVYEVGAEGMAPLEAPESPDAEQLPDGFNETLPGWRPTAGESVPAREGWTLERELGTGGFDEAWLARHEKGARRVFRFCFGQTRLRALRSQAKLFRLLKERLGNRTDVLSVRGWHLTEPPYFLETDYYEGCNLREWAQRRGGLEAIPIEERVELIARIAETLAAVHGAGILHRNLKPMNIIAIDNGHPPQVLLTDFGLGTIIDRELESGGIADIGSAIDQFLDDTPEALREAALYRAPELEHGHPANPKTDMYSLGVLFFQILAGDLNAQPINLETVIADDVLRGDVSDLIATNPAQRPNARDLAESLRKLPERRKKSGTRSWVEVGGLALWAAVLIVAAVLLFRGRGGDEEQPAPPPEETPIAVVQPTPAPTPAPAPMKKPEPTPEPRAPVGMQLGNVFVNPYPPMRGEEFQIRFRTTGTPLENAEEVFIHRGRNAWADIVSPDQQMERVEDNVWEVLFTIELGTEQIDFAFHNGEATWANNFDRDWHLQTFSRFADPPPPRSPFVMDGKLDPGACIVGSAKSPRMWIGMREGWLYVAADAPLDYGEELNCDAFIMISGNTVRRRESPWQKSGYVADFQYFLAREGDNEFVGWYPITDNLEENAVADDPTRFMSARDGYSTFFEGTIRAAGVSRSQPLFVALGVYGPEPGGELKAQAPEPRSQNLDVDTAEYFQITGDVEPCDE; from the coding sequence TTGAGTTCCGCCGAGATCAAACAGCCCGAGGTCGTTTCCCGCGTCACGCTGCTGATGACCGATCTGGTCAATCGCGACGACCTGATGATGATTCTGGGCGAAGAGCGCGCAAACGAGATCTTCGAGCATCACGATCGCACCGCCCGGGCGCTGATCGGCATCTATCTCGGGCGCGAGATCAACAAGTCGCGCGGCTTCCTCTTCCTGTTCGAGCGCCCCATCGATGCCGTGCGCTACGCGCTGCGGTACCACGAGTCCGTCGATGCGATGTCCGAGGAAATGGACGTGACGCTGTCGGCGCGCGTTGGCATTCACACGGGCGAAGCGATCGTACGCGAGAATCCGCCCGACATGGCGGAGCGTACCGGCCGGCTGCGCGAAATCGAGGGGGAAGGACGACGCGCCACGGCTCGCATGCTGAAGCTCGCCGAGCGTAACCAGACGCTGCTGAGCGAAGAGGCTTTCGAAGAAGCTCGCGCCGCGGCCGTCGGCGAGGATGCCGTCAGTCGCGAAACGCGCTGGATGTATCACGGGCTCTATCAGTTCCCCGATCACGAGAAGCCGCTCGGCGTGTACGAGGTCGGCGCGGAAGGCATGGCACCGCTCGAGGCTCCCGAGTCTCCCGACGCCGAGCAGTTGCCCGACGGGTTCAATGAGACGCTGCCGGGCTGGCGCCCAACCGCGGGCGAATCGGTCCCGGCTCGCGAGGGCTGGACTCTGGAGCGCGAACTGGGTACGGGCGGCTTCGACGAAGCCTGGTTGGCGCGCCACGAGAAGGGTGCCCGCCGCGTGTTCCGATTCTGCTTCGGCCAGACGCGCCTTCGGGCATTGCGCAGCCAGGCCAAGCTCTTCCGGCTTCTGAAAGAACGCCTGGGCAATCGAACCGATGTTTTGAGCGTGCGCGGCTGGCACCTGACCGAGCCGCCATACTTCCTCGAAACCGATTACTACGAAGGCTGCAACTTGCGCGAGTGGGCCCAACGACGCGGCGGTCTGGAAGCAATCCCGATCGAAGAGCGCGTCGAGCTCATCGCGCGCATCGCTGAGACGCTGGCGGCCGTCCACGGCGCCGGGATCCTGCATCGCAATCTGAAGCCGATGAATATTATCGCCATCGATAACGGACACCCACCTCAGGTGCTCCTGACGGACTTCGGGCTCGGAACAATCATCGATCGCGAGTTGGAATCGGGCGGCATTGCAGATATCGGCTCGGCAATTGATCAGTTCCTGGACGATACGCCGGAGGCCCTTCGCGAGGCGGCTCTCTATCGCGCGCCGGAGCTCGAACACGGCCACCCGGCCAACCCAAAGACGGACATGTATTCGCTGGGCGTGTTGTTCTTCCAGATCCTCGCCGGCGACTTAAATGCCCAGCCGATCAACCTGGAAACCGTGATCGCCGACGATGTGTTGCGCGGCGATGTCTCCGATCTGATCGCAACCAATCCGGCACAGCGCCCGAACGCGCGCGACCTTGCGGAGTCACTTCGCAAACTGCCCGAACGCCGCAAGAAGAGCGGAACACGCTCCTGGGTCGAAGTGGGTGGCCTGGCATTGTGGGCGGCGGTGTTGATCGTCGCGGCAGTCCTTCTGTTCCGTGGACGCGGTGGCGACGAGGAGCAACCCGCTCCCCCGCCGGAGGAAACGCCCATCGCCGTCGTGCAACCAACTCCCGCGCCGACTCCTGCTCCGGCCCCGATGAAGAAGCCCGAGCCCACACCGGAACCGCGCGCACCGGTCGGCATGCAGTTGGGCAATGTGTTTGTGAATCCCTATCCGCCGATGCGCGGCGAGGAGTTTCAGATCCGATTCCGCACAACCGGCACACCGCTGGAGAACGCCGAAGAGGTCTTCATTCACCGCGGACGAAACGCGTGGGCGGATATCGTTTCGCCGGATCAGCAGATGGAACGCGTCGAGGACAACGTCTGGGAAGTGCTCTTCACGATCGAACTCGGCACCGAGCAGATCGACTTCGCATTCCACAACGGCGAAGCAACGTGGGCGAACAATTTTGACCGCGACTGGCACCTGCAGACGTTTTCGCGCTTCGCGGATCCGCCGCCGCCGCGGTCGCCCTTCGTGATGGACGGCAAGCTCGATCCTGGCGCCTGCATCGTGGGCTCGGCCAAGAGTCCGCGCATGTGGATTGGCATGCGCGAGGGCTGGCTCTACGTGGCAGCCGACGCGCCGTTGGACTATGGCGAAGAACTGAACTGCGATGCGTTCATCATGATCAGCGGCAACACCGTCCGTCGGCGTGAATCGCCCTGGCAGAAGTCCGGCTACGTCGCCGACTTCCAGTACTTCCTCGCCCGCGAAGGGGATAACGAATTCGTCGGCTGGTACCCTATCACCGACAATCTGGAAGAGAACGCCGTGGCCGACGATCCGACGCGTTTCATGTCGGCGCGCGATGGGTACTCGACCTTCTTCGAAGGCACGATCCGCGCGGCCGGTGTCAGCCGCAGCCAGCCACTGTTCGTCGCCTTGGGAGTCTATGGTCCAGAGCCCGGTGGTGAATTGAAGGCCCAGGCGCCCGAACCGCGCTCACAGAATCTCGATGTAGACACAGCCGAATACTTCCAGATCACGGGCGACGTCGAACCGTGTGACGAGTAG
- a CDS encoding dipeptide ABC transporter ATP-binding protein, whose translation MSATAQKNGSDPILKVRGLQKFYPIRGGVFATKQAEVRAVNGVDFDLKEGETLGLVGESGCGKSTLGRTVMRLEEPTGGHVHFEGRDLATANHRELFELRGDLQMIFQDPYSSLNPRMTVGEIVREPLLVHRIGKKAEQIARVEQLLARVGLGGEQINRYPHEFSGGQRQRVGIARALALNPRVIIADEPVSALDVSVQAQVINLMVELQKDLGLTYVFISHDLSVVEYISDTIAIMYLGRIVEKAPRDIIFQNPRHPYTRALIEAIPKPDPRRKREFVPIGGEAPSPVNPPRGCPFHPRCPFMIEECKAALPPLEKVPESDAEHLAACIRKHEI comes from the coding sequence GTGAGCGCGACGGCCCAGAAGAATGGTTCCGATCCGATCCTGAAGGTTCGCGGACTGCAGAAGTTCTACCCGATTCGCGGTGGTGTTTTCGCCACGAAGCAGGCCGAAGTGCGTGCCGTCAATGGCGTCGACTTCGACTTGAAGGAGGGCGAGACGCTCGGCCTTGTCGGGGAGAGCGGCTGCGGAAAGTCGACCCTCGGGCGAACCGTGATGCGGCTGGAAGAACCAACCGGCGGGCACGTGCATTTCGAAGGCCGCGACCTGGCCACTGCCAATCATCGCGAGTTGTTCGAACTGCGCGGCGACCTGCAGATGATCTTCCAGGATCCCTACTCCTCGCTGAACCCGCGCATGACCGTTGGCGAGATCGTGCGCGAGCCGTTACTTGTACACCGCATCGGAAAGAAGGCGGAGCAGATCGCACGCGTCGAGCAGTTGCTTGCGCGCGTCGGTCTCGGCGGCGAGCAGATCAATCGCTATCCCCATGAGTTCTCCGGCGGCCAGCGCCAGCGCGTCGGCATTGCGCGAGCGCTCGCGTTGAACCCCCGCGTGATCATCGCCGACGAGCCCGTCTCGGCTCTCGACGTTTCCGTGCAGGCCCAGGTGATCAACCTGATGGTTGAGTTGCAGAAGGACCTGGGGCTGACCTACGTCTTCATTTCTCACGACCTGTCCGTCGTGGAATACATCAGCGACACGATCGCGATTATGTACCTTGGACGTATTGTCGAGAAGGCGCCGCGCGACATCATCTTCCAGAATCCGCGGCATCCATACACGCGTGCTCTTATCGAGGCCATTCCGAAGCCCGACCCGCGCCGGAAGCGCGAGTTTGTCCCGATCGGCGGCGAAGCTCCCAGTCCCGTCAACCCGCCGCGCGGATGTCCATTCCACCCGCGCTGCCCGTTCATGATCGAGGAATGCAAGGCGGCTCTCCCGCCGCTGGAGAAGGTCCCCGAGAGCGACGCCGAACATCTCGCGGCGTGCATTCGGAAACACGAAATCTGA